The Heyndrickxia acidicola sequence CCAGATTTTCAATTTTCCGGGCCATTTTATGTTTCAATTACTCTATAAAAACCCGCTAGTTAAGGCTGTATTTTTTCTTTAATTTGGCAGGAAATGCAGTTCAAAAGCACTGTTTATTCCCCTATTTCTATCTTTTCATATGAGATGATTAGATTCTATAAATCTAAAGACACATTCAAATTAAAGCTGTAAAAAATCTCTACATAAATTGAAGTTAGTTTTTTCTTATAAAATGGTTACTGATTTCCACTGCAGGCACTCCCTTTCCGAGGGCAGACAGGGAGCCTCCTCTGAGCAAATTACTCCATTGTCCCGCAGGTTTCTCGTCCCTTCGGCTCCAATCATCAGAATAAAAATTTGAATTCAACATATATAAATAGCGGGTGATCTTTATATTTTAAGTAAAATTCAAGAATAATATGGTATATTTATACTAATTTCTCAATTGAGTTTCACCCTCCTTTATGCCTAAATTACATTTGACCTGTTATTTTTGTGATTTTGCTCTAATAGATTATTATTATTGAATTCTCTCGCGTTGTAATCCTTGTCTGTTGATACCCATACATGCACCTGGCTTTATTCTTCAATTACTACTGGGGCAGGATTACAGAGCTGAATTTTAAAAACAAAACAACGGAACCGTTCATGAGGTGAAGAATCATGCGTAAAATTATTTACATTATTTCAGGCAGTATTATCGTTCTTCTTGCACTTATTTTCACAGGAATTCACTACTATCAGTCCACACGTTTCAATTCCAATATTCGGATCAATGGAATAAATGTCGGAGGACAAACTGCAGTTCAGGCATTAAATAAATTAAAATCGTCCACTTCCAAAAACATCATCTATGTCGGACAGAATAAAATCATTGATGAAAAGGACACAAAGCTGGGATATACAAATCAAAATTTGGCAGATATACAGAAATTATTGAGCAGACAAAAGACTTTTTTCCCATCATCTAAAGCAAAGAATTATACATTAGTCCCAGATAAAAAAGAGCTCTCTCAAAGCCAGACGATAGAAAAGAGAATGGAAGAAAAACTGACAGCGATGAATCAAAGCCGGAAAGCTCCCGTAGATGCACAGGTCTATTTGAAACAAGGCAGCATCCTTGTCTCCAAAAGCCTGAATGGTACGCAGCTAGATATAGCAAGCGAACTGAAAAGCTATCAAAAACAAGAGTTTAATAGTGTAATTCATATACAGCCGGTATACATACAGCCAGTTAAAACAGATAGTCCCATGATAAAAAAAGAAGAAGACATGCTGAAAAATCTTTCTCAAAGAACGGTTACGTACAAGGTACAGAACGAGGTTTATTCTTTAAAAGCCAGTGATTTAATTAAAAATGCTTCCATTACAAAAAATATGAAATATTCAATTGATACGAATGACATTAAAGCAAGGATTTCAGAGATTGCTAGTTCTGTTTCCACATTAAACAAAAATTTCTTATTCAAAACGCACAGCGGTTCTGTTATTTCTGTAAAAGGGCAAACCTATGGATGGAGTCTTGATATTGACAAAGAAACAGAAAGAATTGCGAAAGCCTTTGAGGATGGAGTAAATTCACTTTCGGCTGCCAATATATACGGAGTCGGGTACAGCACCTATGGCATCGGCTATGATACGACCGCAAACCATGGCATTGGTGATACGTATGCTGAAGTATCCATCGAAGATCAGCGTATTTGGATCTATAAAAATGGTAAGCTAGCGATCACAACCCCTGTGGTTACAGGAAGACATGATGTGCATGAAGATACACCCAAAGGAGTTTGGTACATCATGTATAAGCAAACTCCTTCTATACTCGTGGGAAGTGAGGTTGGCAATCCCCATTATTCTATAAAAGTTTCTTACTGGGCACCTTTTACTCTTAGCGGATGCGGCTTTCACGATGCCAGCTGGAGAACAAACTGGGCCAGCAATGCCTATCTTTCACAGGGATCCGGGGGATGTGTGAACACGCCGCCTAGCGCAATGAAAACTGTTTATAGCAATCTTACGCAAAATGAACCTGTTATCATTTATTAAGACTGTCTTCGTATACATTAATCTTTATGGATAATTGATCAATCCGCAGTTTATTTGAAATTGCGGGGTGTTTTAGTAAGCTGTTTTAATGGTAAAATTTTATGCAAGCAGCCGCTATGAAAGTTTCAACCCAGCTACGCTGCTGCAGACACATTAGGAAAATTACGAACAAAACAGGAAGTTTTCTTTTACTTCCTGCTTCTTCTTTTTAAAGTGATACCCTGTATCTGCTTTATACGTTCTCTAAAAGAATGGCAGAAACCTGAACCGCTTTTTCATATTCTTTTTTATTAACAAAGTAGTGGTATAATTCCTTACCATGCCTGTTAGTTAAAACCATGTGCTTATTTGAACGAAAGTAAGGTAATGCCTTCTTTTCAAGAAATTGAAAATACTCTTCTCCTTTTTCCTCCAAACGATAACTGAGAAGCTTGAATAAAGTCTTATATAAAGGACTATTCATTTCTGCTGCCAAGGCTATCCCCTTATGTATCATTTTCTGTAACATGGTTTTTTTAAGCAGTTTTCCATCCAGACAGTTTGTAACATAATTATTTAACAGCGAAATATATTCAATAGAAGACTTTTTCACAATTTGAAGCGCCTCATCAAAGTGAATTTTAGCATGGCGATAGTCTTTTCTCACGTAGTAGGCATAGGCCAGATTATTAAGCAGTCTGCTCTTTTTATAAGGTGCATTTAATTTTTCACTATCAAGAATTAAGTTTTGATAGGATTCCTTTATTTCATCAAGATGTATAGTCACATCATCCCCTTTAATCGCAAGCATAAGGGATTCAGCATTTAATGCCCATAAATAATTATTGGTTTGCTTAAAGTGGCCAAGTGATTTTTCTGCATATGCATAGGCCATAACATTTGAATTAATAAAGTAGTAGGCGACTGCCAAATGATAATAGTATTCAGGGTTTCTATACACATCCGTATCAATTTCAAGCAGCACCTTAATTGCTTTTTGATGATCTTTCATGCCGGAGCCCTTGTAATTTTCCATATAATAAATACCCCATATATGCATTGAAAGATTTCTCTCATAGTGTGAAAGTTCAGGATGTTCGTGTTGTACCTGCTGCATGATTGCCAGTGCTTTTTCGCTGTTTTTATGTAAAAGAAAGTATCTTGCCTGCAATAATTTGTATAATGGTGCATATTTAGAGGAATGGATTAATAATACTTTTTCCAATTCCTTTTTTGTTCTTTCCATTTCATTAAATCTCTGCATCACAATGTGATGGTGCCACCGATGCAGTAATTTTTCTATACTTTCAAAACGCCTGATTTCATTTTCTATATCTATTTGAAGACGTTCCGAGAACAATTCAATGATTTCCGGCGAATAGGCCGTTTGTCCCCTTTCTATTTTGCTGATGTGAGTGACAGAACAAATCCCTTTGCTTAATTGTTCCTGCGTCAGCCCTACTTTTTTTCGGTAAAACTTGATAATTTCCCCCTCTATCATGTTCCAGCCCCCTATACCACAGTCCTATTTAAATGAGTAATAAATTACTTTTCTATGACTTTCATAAACCTCCCCTCTTAAATAAGTAAAGTATAAAAAAATTAAAAATAGTGTGAAAGTGACGATAGTCAGAGGACTATTTACATAATTAGATGAGAATTCATACAAAAAGAGACAGTGGAAACTGCCTCTCATAAACTTTGTGGCTAATTAACATAAAAAAATAATGAAATGATTTAGTATTAAAAGATGCGGATAGCTTACGAAAAGAAGATAATACGAAGACTGACAACATACAAAATGATACCTTGTACGTAAAGCATCAATCTATGCGAAAACAGCCCTAAATAAAACTTTAATTATCAGAGCAATGAAACTATGATCCCCTTATTGGCTCTGTAA is a genomic window containing:
- a CDS encoding L,D-transpeptidase family protein, whose product is MRKIIYIISGSIIVLLALIFTGIHYYQSTRFNSNIRINGINVGGQTAVQALNKLKSSTSKNIIYVGQNKIIDEKDTKLGYTNQNLADIQKLLSRQKTFFPSSKAKNYTLVPDKKELSQSQTIEKRMEEKLTAMNQSRKAPVDAQVYLKQGSILVSKSLNGTQLDIASELKSYQKQEFNSVIHIQPVYIQPVKTDSPMIKKEEDMLKNLSQRTVTYKVQNEVYSLKASDLIKNASITKNMKYSIDTNDIKARISEIASSVSTLNKNFLFKTHSGSVISVKGQTYGWSLDIDKETERIAKAFEDGVNSLSAANIYGVGYSTYGIGYDTTANHGIGDTYAEVSIEDQRIWIYKNGKLAITTPVVTGRHDVHEDTPKGVWYIMYKQTPSILVGSEVGNPHYSIKVSYWAPFTLSGCGFHDASWRTNWASNAYLSQGSGGCVNTPPSAMKTVYSNLTQNEPVIIY
- a CDS encoding helix-turn-helix domain-containing protein, with translation MIEGEIIKFYRKKVGLTQEQLSKGICSVTHISKIERGQTAYSPEIIELFSERLQIDIENEIRRFESIEKLLHRWHHHIVMQRFNEMERTKKELEKVLLIHSSKYAPLYKLLQARYFLLHKNSEKALAIMQQVQHEHPELSHYERNLSMHIWGIYYMENYKGSGMKDHQKAIKVLLEIDTDVYRNPEYYYHLAVAYYFINSNVMAYAYAEKSLGHFKQTNNYLWALNAESLMLAIKGDDVTIHLDEIKESYQNLILDSEKLNAPYKKSRLLNNLAYAYYVRKDYRHAKIHFDEALQIVKKSSIEYISLLNNYVTNCLDGKLLKKTMLQKMIHKGIALAAEMNSPLYKTLFKLLSYRLEEKGEEYFQFLEKKALPYFRSNKHMVLTNRHGKELYHYFVNKKEYEKAVQVSAILLENV